In Ahaetulla prasina isolate Xishuangbanna chromosome 6, ASM2864084v1, whole genome shotgun sequence, a single window of DNA contains:
- the MINDY4B gene encoding inactive ubiquitin carboxyl-terminal hydrolase MINDY-4B, which translates to MDKETSSDVCSSVQMELEEISGKIADLDKWRKIFNVHGLEITHRTFQKYQDCKSDNDKEDASGTCQNINPSEQSRFPFNSLYSIPKAVIISSDLGGHPISLEMALELRRMLFGNTFQVFDYEWKRSYFRFHHPFTDLAYALEMDKGGATAIQMAVQVHIMKHFLFVHNKGENISLQSISEISLKEREKTLTTALADILWTAGESQRATICLITDDTYFTANTDYEVDHFTEQVQLFGFFEKETMQQFILDHIHCLNSEGSHGVILFLYSLLFSRTFERLQRDLDFTTTHLLQCRHGDISCRQAILNLILTGRASPHVFNGCQKLDTEGSMQKVLHGILSRSEVGYLRWSKEETEEYRSLQVGSMLKTPKLPIWLCNINETYSILFSLNRLLLSDWKMEHLFDLYFYKGKPSQKKTVRLTIDTHSHHWEENHCVDDRDPNKRVPSLEMAIRTKWEGAAISWNGATPFF; encoded by the exons ATGGACAAGGAAACATCTAGTGATGTCTGCAGCTCAGTCCAAATGGAGCTAGAAGAGATATCCGGCAAAATAGCAGATCTAGACAAGTGGAGAAAGATTTTCAACGTTCATGG GTTGGAGATCACTCACAGAACCTTTCAG aAATACCAAGACTGTAAATCTGATAATGATAAAGAAGATGCTTCTGGAACATGTCAAAATATAAACCCCTCGGAGCAAAGCAGGTTTCCATTTAATTCTCTATATTCAATTCCCAAAGCTGTAATCATTTCATCAGACCTAGGAGGGCATCCCATCTCATTGGAAATGGCTCTG GAATTGCGAAGGATGTTATTTGGAAACACGTTTCAAGTCTTCGACTATGAATGGAAAAGATCGTATTTCAGGTTTCACCATCCATTTACTGATTTGGCCTATGCCTTAGAGATGGATAAG GGTGGAGCTACAGCAATCCAGATGGCAGTACAGGTTCACATCATGAAACACTTTTTGTTTGTACACAACAAAGGAGAAAATATCTCCCTTCAAAG TATATCTGAAATAAGCCTCAAAGAGCGAGAAAAAACTCTTACAACAGCACTAGCCGATATTCTGTGGACAGCAGGAGAAAGTCAGAGAGCAACTATCTGCCTTATCACGGATGACACTTACTTTACTGCAAATACTGACTATGAAGTGGATCACTTTACTGAACAA GTTCAACTGTTTGGCTTTTTTGAGAAAGAAACAATGCAGCAGTTTATCTTGGATCACATACACTGC CTGAACTCTGAGGGAAGTCATGGGGTGATCTTATTTCTGTATAGTTTACTTTTCTCCAGGACATTTGAAAG GCTTCAGAGAGATCTTGACTTCACCACaactcatctgttacaatgtagaCATGGAGACATTAGCTGCAGACAA GCAATTCTGAATCTCATTTTAACTGGCAGGGCAAGTCCACATGTGTTCAACGGATGCCAAAAGCTTGACACTGAAGGCAGCATGCAAAAAGTACTGCATGGAATTCTCTCCCGCAGTGAGGTTGGCTACTTACGATGGagcaaggaagaaacagaagagTACAGATCTCTACAG GTTGGAAGCATGTTGAAGACACCAAAATTGCCAATATGGCTGTGCAACATAAATGAAACATACAGCATTCTCTTCAGCTTAAACAGGTTGTTATTGTCTGATTGGAAAATGGAACATCtctttgatttatatttttataaaggcAAGCCCTCCCAAAAGAAAACTGTTCGTCTAACAATAG ATACACATTCTCATCACTGGGAAGAAAACCATTGTGTGGATGACAGGGATCCCAACAAAAGAGTGCCATCTCTGGAAATGGCCATTCGAACTAAATGGGAAGGAGCCGCCATCAGCTGGAATGGGGCAACTCCTTTCTTCTGA